From a single Bacteroidota bacterium genomic region:
- a CDS encoding histidine--tRNA ligase produces MKPSTPKGTRDFSPTEMVRRNYIFDTIRTVFQRYGYLPIETPAMENMETLMGKYGEEGDRLIFKILDSGDSYEKYKSTFASLDEDVENESIAIMDKEKHGELTSEEIKRKSILQNRLFVKSISEKALRYDLTVPFARYVVQHQYEITFPFKRYQMQPVWRADRPQKGRYREFYQCDADVIGSNSLLNEVELVQLIDEVFTKLDIPVTIKINNRKILAGIAEVIGEKEKIVDITVAIDKLDKIGVDGVNKELHEKGISAAAIQQLQPLITFKGNKVEKLNLLKQLLVGSEIGKKGIEEIEAIFNFVYNQKPETRNLELDITLARGLNYYTGAIFEIKANEGTLTSSICGGGRYDDLTGIFGLPNVSGVGISFGIDRIFDVLTELNKFDKIDYSKFTTKLMFAHFAEAEQAYCLPLLSMVRAAGINAELYPDVVKIKKQFDYANKKQIPFVVVVGGDEMQSGLLTFKNMQSGEQEKLTIGQVIERLK; encoded by the coding sequence ATGAAACCCAGCACCCCAAAAGGCACCCGTGATTTTTCTCCCACCGAAATGGTGAGGCGTAATTATATTTTCGATACTATACGCACTGTGTTCCAGCGTTATGGCTATTTGCCTATTGAAACACCTGCGATGGAAAATATGGAGACTTTGATGGGTAAGTATGGGGAGGAAGGGGATAGGTTGATATTTAAGATATTGGATAGTGGTGATTCGTACGAAAAATATAAATCAACTTTCGCCAGTTTGGATGAAGATGTTGAAAACGAATCGATTGCTATTATGGATAAAGAAAAGCATGGTGAGTTAACATCTGAAGAAATAAAAAGAAAAAGTATCTTACAGAATAGACTATTTGTTAAATCAATTTCAGAAAAGGCTCTTCGTTACGACCTCACTGTTCCCTTCGCCCGTTACGTAGTTCAACACCAATACGAAATAACATTCCCGTTTAAACGCTACCAGATGCAGCCCGTTTGGCGTGCTGACAGGCCGCAAAAAGGCCGCTATCGCGAGTTTTACCAGTGTGATGCGGATGTGATTGGTAGTAATTCATTGTTGAATGAGGTAGAGTTGGTGCAACTCATAGATGAAGTTTTTACAAAACTCGATATTCCTGTAACCATAAAAATAAATAACCGTAAAATATTAGCAGGTATTGCAGAAGTTATTGGTGAAAAAGAAAAGATAGTTGACATAACTGTGGCTATTGATAAGTTGGACAAGATCGGGGTTGATGGTGTAAACAAGGAGCTGCATGAAAAAGGTATCTCTGCTGCGGCTATTCAACAGTTACAGCCCCTCATTACATTTAAAGGCAACAAAGTCGAAAAACTGAATCTCCTTAAACAACTTCTTGTTGGTTCTGAGATCGGTAAAAAAGGTATTGAAGAAATTGAAGCAATATTTAATTTCGTTTACAACCAGAAACCAGAAACCAGAAACCTCGAACTCGATATAACTCTTGCCCGTGGCTTAAATTACTATACCGGCGCCATCTTCGAAATAAAGGCTAACGAAGGAACCTTAACCAGTAGCATTTGCGGCGGCGGCCGTTACGATGACCTTACAGGTATTTTCGGTCTGCCAAATGTATCAGGAGTTGGAATTTCATTTGGTATCGATCGTATTTTCGATGTACTAACCGAGTTGAACAAGTTCGATAAAATTGATTACTCAAAATTCACCACCAAATTAATGTTCGCGCATTTTGCTGAAGCTGAGCAAGCTTATTGTTTGCCATTGCTGTCAATGGTTCGTGCGGCAGGTATTAATGCCGAGCTTTACCCTGATGTAGTGAAAATTAAAAAGCAGTTCGATTATGCCAATAAAAAACAAATTCCGTTTGTAGTTGTTGTGGGTGGAGATGAAATGCAAAGCGGTTTGCTTACTTTCAAAAATATGCAAAGCGGCGAACAGGAAAAATTAACGATCGGGCAGGTTATCGAACGTTTAAAATAA
- the hutH gene encoding histidine ammonia-lyase codes for MAKTHTISSNQLDFDILETIIKNNYLLRLSPASRKKINDCRAYLDKKLKKNKEPIYGINTGFGALYNRSISENDLEKLQNNLVLSHACGVGEEVPSEIVKLMMLLKIQGLSYGHSGVQVETVQRLIDLYNNDVLPVIYQQGSLGASGDLAPLAHLSLPLVGMGEVYYKGKKQESANVLKSLGLKPLKFKSKEALALLNGTQFMNAYSTWCLMHAQRIGNWADVIGAISIDAFGGRPEPFHKLTHEIRPHKGQLFVAKNISDLLEGSELIKTKKAHVQDPYSFRCIPQVHGASRDTIQYVAGVFEVEINSVTDNPTIFPAEDRIISAGNFHGQPLALSLDFLAIALSEFASISERRTYQLISGQRDLPAFLVSNPGLNSGFMIPQYTAASIVSQNKQLCTPASVDSIVSSNGQEDHVSMGANAATKCYKVVENVYRVLAIELFTAAQALELRRPKKTSPKLEKIISNFRKHVPFVNEDKFMSPELERSIRFIKENSLPLKN; via the coding sequence ATGGCTAAGACACATACAATATCTTCAAACCAGCTTGATTTTGACATACTCGAAACAATTATTAAAAACAATTATTTGTTGAGGCTCTCACCCGCATCCAGGAAGAAGATCAACGATTGCCGGGCATACCTTGATAAAAAGTTAAAGAAGAATAAAGAACCTATTTATGGCATAAACACCGGTTTTGGAGCGCTGTACAACAGGTCAATTTCCGAGAATGATCTTGAAAAGCTGCAGAATAATCTTGTGCTTTCGCATGCCTGCGGAGTAGGGGAGGAGGTTCCTTCTGAAATTGTGAAGCTGATGATGCTTCTTAAAATACAGGGATTAAGTTATGGTCATTCAGGTGTGCAGGTGGAAACTGTTCAGCGTCTCATCGATCTTTACAATAATGATGTGTTGCCTGTAATATATCAACAGGGTTCATTAGGTGCGTCAGGCGATCTTGCTCCACTCGCTCATTTGTCATTACCTCTGGTAGGCATGGGTGAGGTCTATTACAAAGGTAAAAAGCAAGAGTCTGCTAATGTACTTAAGTCGCTTGGTTTAAAACCATTAAAGTTTAAGTCCAAAGAAGCGCTTGCTTTACTGAACGGAACGCAGTTTATGAATGCCTACTCAACCTGGTGCTTAATGCACGCGCAGCGTATTGGCAATTGGGCTGATGTGATTGGTGCTATTTCAATCGACGCGTTCGGCGGTCGTCCCGAACCTTTTCATAAGCTTACACATGAGATCCGTCCGCATAAAGGACAATTGTTTGTGGCAAAAAATATCAGTGATTTACTGGAAGGCAGCGAGCTGATCAAAACAAAAAAAGCACACGTCCAGGATCCATATTCATTCCGCTGCATCCCGCAGGTACATGGAGCGTCACGTGACACCATACAATATGTTGCCGGTGTTTTTGAAGTTGAAATAAATTCGGTGACCGATAACCCGACAATTTTTCCTGCTGAAGACAGGATCATATCCGCAGGAAATTTTCATGGGCAGCCATTGGCTTTGTCATTGGATTTTCTGGCTATCGCTTTGTCTGAATTTGCAAGTATCTCCGAACGACGCACCTATCAGTTAATTTCCGGGCAGCGTGATCTTCCCGCATTTTTGGTATCAAATCCGGGTTTAAATTCCGGCTTTATGATACCACAGTATACCGCTGCGTCAATAGTAAGTCAGAATAAACAGCTCTGCACTCCTGCTTCTGTTGATTCAATTGTTTCAAGTAACGGACAGGAGGATCATGTAAGTATGGGCGCCAACGCGGCTACCAAATGTTATAAAGTAGTTGAAAATGTATACCGTGTATTGGCAATTGAATTATTTACAGCGGCTCAGGCTTTGGAATTAAGAAGGCCTAAAAAAACTTCTCCAAAGCTTGAAAAAATAATATCAAACTTTCGTAAACATGTTCCTTTTGTGAACGAGGATAAATTTATGAGTCCTGAACTTGAAAGAAGCATACGTTTTATAAAGGAGAATTCTCTTCCCCTAAAAAATTAA
- a CDS encoding NAD(P)/FAD-dependent oxidoreductase — MQLPNIPDTPQKRVVIIGGGFAGLKLARTISKKDFQVVLIDKNNYHQFQPLFYQVATAGLEPSSISFPLRKIFQKQAHVHIRIAELQKVNTSARTIITNTGELQYDFLVIATGADTNYFGNTNIASKALPMKSTSEALGLRNRILQNFEDALSAVFPDEMESLMNIVLAGGGATGVELAGALAEMKRHVLPKDYPELDFDRMKIYLLEGSPRLLNAMSDEASAKAHSYLEKMGVIVKTSTIVKDYDGKRIVLTDGTIRSSTLIWAAGVKGNFIEGIQAEAWSPANRFKVNRFNQVEGYTNIFALGDIALMTEDRYPKGHPQMAQPAIQQAGLLAKNILRMTKGEKMQEYSYRNLGSMATVGRNLAVADLPGFKFQGFFAWVFWLLVHLMSIVGVKNRIFIFLNWCWNYITYDQSLRLIIKPKIK; from the coding sequence ATGCAACTCCCCAATATTCCTGATACTCCTCAAAAACGTGTGGTAATAATCGGGGGAGGGTTTGCCGGCCTGAAATTGGCCCGTACCATTTCAAAGAAGGATTTTCAGGTTGTACTCATTGATAAGAATAATTACCATCAGTTTCAGCCATTGTTTTACCAGGTAGCTACTGCAGGACTGGAACCCAGTTCAATCTCATTCCCGCTTCGCAAAATATTTCAGAAGCAGGCTCATGTACATATCCGCATCGCTGAATTGCAAAAGGTGAATACCTCTGCCCGTACGATTATTACAAATACAGGTGAATTGCAATATGATTTTTTAGTGATTGCCACAGGAGCCGATACTAATTACTTCGGAAACACCAATATCGCTTCAAAGGCTTTGCCAATGAAATCTACCTCGGAAGCATTGGGATTGCGTAACCGTATACTTCAGAATTTTGAAGATGCATTAAGTGCTGTTTTTCCCGATGAGATGGAGAGCCTTATGAATATTGTTCTGGCAGGTGGAGGGGCTACCGGTGTGGAGTTAGCCGGCGCACTGGCAGAAATGAAAAGGCATGTCCTTCCGAAAGATTATCCCGAACTGGATTTTGATCGGATGAAAATTTACTTGCTCGAAGGTTCGCCCAGGCTGTTGAATGCGATGTCGGATGAGGCTTCGGCAAAAGCCCATTCATATCTTGAAAAAATGGGTGTGATCGTTAAAACATCAACGATTGTTAAGGATTATGATGGCAAACGTATTGTTCTTACAGATGGTACGATCCGTTCATCAACGCTTATCTGGGCAGCGGGTGTGAAAGGAAATTTCATTGAGGGTATTCAGGCGGAAGCCTGGAGCCCGGCAAATCGTTTTAAAGTGAACAGGTTTAATCAGGTTGAAGGATATACCAATATTTTTGCATTGGGAGATATTGCATTGATGACTGAAGATCGATACCCAAAGGGACATCCCCAAATGGCTCAACCTGCCATCCAGCAGGCGGGACTGCTCGCAAAAAATATATTGAGAATGACCAAAGGAGAGAAGATGCAGGAATATAGTTACAGGAATTTAGGCTCCATGGCTACGGTAGGGAGGAACCTTGCGGTAGCTGACTTGCCTGGTTTTAAATTCCAGGGTTTTTTTGCATGGGTATTTTGGCTGTTGGTTCATCTCATGTCTATTGTTGGAGTTAAGAATCGTATATTTATTTTTTTAAATTGGTGTTGGAATTATATTACGTACGATCAGTCGTTGCGATTGATCATAAAACCCAAAATAAAATAA